The Arachis duranensis cultivar V14167 chromosome 9, aradu.V14167.gnm2.J7QH, whole genome shotgun sequence genomic sequence TTTCGCACACCACTTGATGTAGACGAGTAATAAGCATGCATGGAACACCACAACATGCAGTGATCTTGGTATAATCCTTTAACACATTTGAACAGATTATATAAAGGCGACTCTAATAACAGCCAcagaatccaaaaaaaaaaaagaaagaaaaatcctTTTATACATTGGATTCATCTAGGGAAAGCTTAGAATGCAAAACTAGACTACAAGTAtcatttatcatcatcatcatcatcatcatcatcatcatcatcatcatcatcatcgtcgcCAGTGTATACTCCCAATGCCACGTCCAAGAATTTGAAGGAAAAATTAACTAGGGTTAAGGTGATTAGAGGGATTCATGCAAGCAAATCAACTAGAAATTGGCTGGGAAATCATAGCTAATAATTTCCATGACATTATGACCAAAAAGGGTAACAAACGAAAGCAAACAGTTCCCGTCCAACATGGGGAAAAGATAGGACAATACTAAGTCTAAAAATTCCGAACATTTGACTTAAATTTGAGTGCATTCCACGGTGTCAAATGGTGAAAAGGCAAACACATCTTCCTAAATCCTAATGCTTCAATAGTATTAAGAATATACCACCGggaactaaataaaaaatgatggcAACTTGGCATCCTATTGCAGCCTTGAAGCCTTGAAAAACGATCAATACAACATAACATAACATTCAGCTTTTATCATCTTCAAGAATCAGGACTAATTATCATTCAACTGGAAAGACTTTTTCCAGAAGAAGCCACAATTCTTTCATTCAAGTGCACTGCTATTCCATGTATAATTCATAGAAACTACACGGATTGTTTGTATTCTCTCCTGCTCTCTATGACTGCCTTCTTCCTTGTGTCAAAATCAACTTTGTCAAGATCAAAAGCAGTTCCTAGATAGCCATACAACACCCTCCTTTTATCTCCTTTTTTCTCATCCACCTTTACAAGGTTTGGATTGTTCTCATCCTCCTTCCCAAATGTTATGACAGGCTGTACACGGGCCCAATCTTTGCGCCCATGCTTTTCCTTCTCAAAGTGTTCTGCAAGCTGCGTGGCCCCCTTAAGGCCTGATTGATCCCCAGTAAATTTAACCAGTGTTATGCCCAAATGACCATCTCTTCCGTATAATGACTTTGATTTGCCACTCACACATCCAAGCTCTGGAAAATTATGCATGAATATCAGATGGaagatatatattttcaaaagttCACTATCAAATATTTGACTGATGATTCCCACAACCCAATGATTCAGCTAGCTTTTCCTAAGTTATTGGCGGTTACATCAAACCGAAAGTTGAAAGAATGACAACAGCAATGGCCAAAAAATGTTGCTATTCCAAGCAACTTGCATCATTGAGTAGACTTTAGCCCAACATAATGGTCTGTTTATTAGGGAAAACTATCGGAGAGATGCTGGTGGAAGGAATAAACGAGGGAAGCAAAAGGAGTAAAGGAGGAAAACTGTGGGAGATACTAAATCATGCTATGACTAGATGATAAAGAGAATGTACTACAACTTACAAGGAAAATGCAGATTTTTTTCTACCTTCAACAAATTTCCATCCACCAGTGTCCCCATTAGGACAAATATCAAGATATATAATATGACTAAAACATAGGACTGTAAACAGGTATAAACCAATTATAGCTCGCATGCTACTCAAAACATCTAAATAATACCAGGTAAGCACTACGATAAAATTAGTGTCAGAGTCACTAAAATCAGCTGAAATCAAAAGCTACTGGTATGTAGAGGGTTTAACAGATCCCAGATCCCATGATAAGGGGATTTAATAAAGGGAATAACTAAATAAGAAATCAACAATCCCCCAAGAGGGAGAAAACAAATATGCAAAAGACAAAATTCCCATTTCACTCATCAAAGAggagaaaattaatttaatacagTCAGGTCAGGCAGAATGCAAGAATGAGCAAAACAATACCTGCTCTACTTGCATTATTAGGATTCACGACAATcacaagaattaaaaaaaaaaaaaaaacaggtcAGAAAGCCTATAATTCAGATCACTTCCTTCTTGCCATTAATTAAGATCAAGGCAAGAGTATGATATTGAATAGAtataaaattcacaaaatatATAGCCTCAATGCTATGAATCAACTGGaataatgtattaaatactACCACATTATCGCCAATGTTCACCAACTTGGTTGGATGTAATATCAACGTCATCAAAATGTCTGTccacttttaatttattgacgATCATCTATAATCCAAATAAGGGATCAGGTAGTTCCTTCAATTATTATATATCACTCCATTTTCTTTCCACCATCCATATCTATTGTAAAAGCCACACTGTCTACAAATTTTACATCAGATTCGGCCACATGCCACTGATGCCAGAAGTCATCTGCTTAAAATTCAAGGGCAGCAAATTGCAGATGACACAAGTGGACACTGCTATTCTGGAAATTTAAATAAACATTTTACAAAAAGGCTTGCACAATTGTACAATTCTTAATCATCAAATGAGCAAATCAAATCCAGCTAAGCACCATCTGGAGGACTGGCATAGTCGTATTGCTTCTACATCTCTCATTTCAAGATTGATCTTATTGAGGAGCTTAATCCTAAATTTCTAACAGTGCAAGGACTACTGTCAAAGTGCCCAATAAAAGGACTAGGGGTGTTCATGGTTCAGTTTTTTCATAAACTGAACTGAAACTGCTTTTTTCATAAACTGAACTGAAACTGCACTAAACTATTTTAAATGGTTTAAAAACTGAACCAAACTGCTTTGTCACATAAGAAACTGGTTTTAAACCAGTTTACAATACAGTGCACCAGTTTAAACcagttcataaaaataaaaccagTTTTAATTGAAAAGACCAGTTTAAACTGGTTTATAGGTTAAAactagttttaacttttaacatatataaaattagtttttacattttttctctctccccctctctctTCCACTCTTTCTCTCCTTCTTTGCCAcgctctccctctctctcctttCCCTCTTCTTCCCTCCCTCTCTCCccctcctttctctctctcccactctctctccctctctctccttcccctcttcctctctctcttcttttctccctctctccccctcctttctctctctcNNNNNNNNNNNNNNNNNNNNNNNNNNNNNNNNNNNNNNNNNNNNNNNNNNNNNNNNNNNNNNNNNNNNNNNNNNNNNNNNNNNNNNNNNNNNNNNNNNNTCCCCTTCTCTTCCCCTccccctctttctctctctccctcctctctcttcctcttctctctcgctccgccttttccttttttctctctctccctctttctctctttatctctctctttctcctcttttctctctctcccctgtccctctttctccccctcccttttctttctctccctcttttctctctctatccCTTTCTCTCATTTCTCTCTCTCACCCATATCCCTCTtcctctctatctctctctctcccctatcCATCTTACTTTCTATCGCTTTCTCCCTCTCTCCTTCCCtctcccccttctctctctctctttctccctctctccttctatcttcctctctctctctctccttgaactttttgtcctctcttttctttttctttctctctcctcctccttcttcttctctcttcttttcttgtctctcctctttatctcttttttttctctattattctggaaaaaagaaggagagagagagaagagtgaTATAAAATGAAAGAAGGTTGagatagaaagagaaaagagaaaaaagaaggagagaaagagaagaaggagagagagaaaagagaagaaagagagagaaaaagagagaaaaaaagagaaagagagagaaaagaaaagagaaagaagggaaNNNNNNNNNNNNNNNNNNNNNNNNNNNNNNNNNNNNNNNNNNNNNNNNNNNNNNNNNNNNNNNNNNNNNNNNNNNNNNNNNNNNNNNNNNNNNNNNNNNNNNNNNNNNNNNNNNNNNNNNNNNNNNNNNNNNNNNNNNNNNNNNNNNNNNNNNNNNNNNNNNNNNNNNNNNNNNNNNNNNNNNNNNNNNNNNNNNNNNNNNNNNNNNNNNNNNNNNNNNNNNNNNNNNNNNNNNNNNNNNNNNNNNNNNNNNNNNNNNNNNNNNNNNNNNNNNNNNNNNNNNNNNNNNNNNNNNNNNNNNNNNNNNNNNNNNNNNNNNNNNNNNNNNNNNNNNNNNNNNNNNNNNNNNNNNNNNNNNNNNNNNNNNNNNNNNNNNNNNNNNNNNNNNNNNNNNNNNNNNNNNNNNNNNNNNNNNNNNNNNNNNNNNNNNNNNNNNNNgggagagagagagagggggagaaagagatgagagagagggagggagagagagagagagagagagagagagagagagagaaaggagaaaggaagaaagggaaaagagaaagagagaaggaagagaggagggggagaaagaggagagagagaggaaggggagagagagagtgaaggaagaaagaaaaagaaagagtacgtaaaaactaattttggagtttaaataaaaccagttttaatttggtttaaaactAAACTGAACTTTAAGAACTGGTTTTCAATAAACtggtttttcataaaaactatggtttcagttcagttttttatttaaaaaaactggTTTATTTAAAACAGTTTCAGTTCAGTTTCAATTCAGTTCAGTGAAACCAGTTTTTTTGCACACCCCTAAAAAGGACTATCATTCTATTGAGATGCATTCATCCTATCAGTGCAAAATCAACATTTCTGACTACAACCCCCATAAAGTTagtattttgattaattatagAGAAATTGGGCTATTACCTAATGTACGAAAATGATTCTAATGACTACAATCCATCTACTCTACTAAAAGTGAAATGTATGAACAAATCATCATATATGTCAAATTTTCCAAATACTTATCAAAGTAAATAAGGGGTAAAGTAGAATGAAACTTCAAAATTGTAAAAGCCAGTACACAAATACTGCTAGAGGTCACAAGTTAGTGTTTGTGTAAATTATGCTTCAGTCATTGAGACTGTAAGAGCATATAATTAAAGGAAAGCATGTCAAGAAGACATTGAAACTTGCAAAATCAAGATCAACTCTTACAGAGTAGTTCAAAGAAGTAATAAACGAAAATTGGACAATATAAACAGCTTCAAAAAAGCTGATTTACATTATTGTATTCTAAACCTAAATCAGTCCCTTGACTTGTAACCATGAATGCAGATGAGTAGCACAATGAAAGAGAATTGATGAAAGGTCAAACAAAATGAACCAGCCTTTCATAAGAATAAATGGGACATAAAAGAGTATTAATGAAAGGTCAAACAAAATGATCCATCCTTGCATAAGAACAAATTGGTTACCTCAACAACAAAACCAGAGCAAGAACGCAAAACGTATAATACAGGTCAACTCCATCCAAAGTGAAAAAATAGTAATCAAATGAAAGAAATAAGCTTGGAGAAATAACTCCAAGAACTCTTAAAAGAACAGAAACTATTTTGGACTCACAATTCCTCATAATCTGGAAGTTGCACGCatgaacaaaacaaaaaatataaagtgAAAAGcagaaaatattaaaacaacTATACTAGTCAAGTTATAAAGCAACCATAACAAGTAATTACACCAGAGTCATAACAATCACCACCAGGCTTTATACCACTAGATGGGAAAGAAGGTTATATGCACAGAATTCCAGCTACACTGGACTTCCTATCAAATATTGAAATGGACATATATACAAAGCCAATATTGGCTTACCAGCTATATAatgcaacaaacaaacaaataagaCAGTTTAAGAATATAGTCCAAGCAACAAGGGGGCATAGATAAACAAAAAGTAAATCTTAGCCCTCTGAAGACGCTGATTGGCAACCATTTCAAAAGCTAGATGTAACTCTACTCTCTATTGTGTCAAAGATGGTTTAAGTGGTCTAATTTCAAAGCTAGATGTAACTTTCTCAAAGTTGGTCTAATTTCAACTTAAAGCAACTACCAAATCAAACTGATCTCTTATCTCGTTAGTCTATAATGAGATAATGCCATAAGAGTCTTTTAATAAAGATCTGGCTAACCAAGACATATTGGGGAAGATCACGGAGGATTTCTAGCAGAAACTGCTATAAGTgagcatgcatgcatgcaaggCAGATTTATCTGAACTACTCAGGCTTTTTAAGAGAGTAATTAtaagagaagataaaaaaagaatgGAGGGGAACAATCTACCTCTAATTATATTGTCCATTGTTTTGTTTCCCAAACCCTCCATACgaccttctttattttttccagTATTTGTGTTATGAATAATCACCAGTGGCGGCCACATGATCAGATCATCCTGATTTGCTGCTGCTTCATCAGCAGAAAGAAACTGATATGCTTTTGAGTTATCAGGAGGCTTTGAGTAGTTCCAACCCATTAAGACACACAGAGCTTTGTGTAACCCCAAATGATCAACACGCAAATCAGCAGTATCTGAGTTGTAAGTGTGCATAATGAGAGCATGAGTATCTGGAAAATCTTTAGCTGACCTGAAAGTTGGCATATCAAGGGCATTGAAGAATATATTTCAGGTTTCATACCATAACCTGTAAGTTACAAAAGGAAAACTAATACAGAACCATTGAACACCTAAAATTTACAGCTAACAAAGATCTAGTTGTGCTAAGGCAAACAGAGAATCTACGTCCTAAGTTACATTAGGGCATCATGGAACCAAAACAATTGTGGTGAAATCTCCGCAATTCGGTATCATAACATGGTCAAGTAATGAACTATTATACGTACCTAAGTTTCGTTTGTCAAGGATATATAGCCCAAAACACAGATGACCTTAAAattgtataattaaaaaattgaaaacattttATGGCATCCATTGTCCTTCCCAAATCATGAGTTGCAAAGGCATAGTAtgtatacaaaaataataagtaTTTTATTGTAGATGATTATACAGATATTCATACTCTAATGAAGCTCTCACTTTAAGGATACCGAATGAGGTTTCTAATCTGTAACAAATTATCCACAATTCAGAGGTATTCACAAAACACAACAATAGAGAAGTAATGTTCTTAAGCCCATTAACAGGAAGGAGGTAAGCTTCACACGGAACAGAAAGTCTAAAAGGGACTTCAAATATGCAGATCAATTATCGGTTTTGAAACAAATAAAAGGTGAGCAACTCCATAACTCTCATCTGAGATAGCCGTNNNNNNNNNNNNNNNNNNNNNNNAAGAGCTAGTAACCAACACAGCAGTTCTCATATCATAACGACACCCAACTACATTGAACAAGGAAGGCTACACTACTTCTATAGGTTAGAAATTGATGGCAGGGTCAGCAAATTCATAAATCAAGGAAAAAGTACAACattagaagaaaaaagaaaaggtgaACATAGCAGCATTGCTATATTAGAAGCCATAAAGGGCTGCAACCATTGCTAAGAGGCATTGAATAAGAGATCCAATGCAAAACAACTCCTCAAAAAGTTTTGCAAGGCCAGgttagaaaacataaaaactcTAGCCATGGCAGAACACAAAAGAGCTCCAATGAATGACGACTCTAGCAAAAGATAGCCAGTCACCAAAAgcattaaattacataaaaatcatcagtgtggcatataaactacaGACAGACAGCAGCCATAACATTAATAGTATATCTCTTGAAAGAATCGAGTTCTTCGATCCATTAATCCTACAGAATCATCAACTAACTACATATGAACTAAGTAAGGTTTGCAAACACTGCTTGCCTGACAAAACCCAATATTTTTAATGCAGAGGCTATAGCAACAGCAGAAAAATATAAGCTCTAGTTCAACATGGATGCTACTGCTTACTTATGGAAATAACTCCCTATAAAGATTAAACAACAAAACTGAAATGCTGTTAACCTGAAGAAAGGCAATTAAATCCCACTACATAGCTAAGTGGACTAAGCTGAAAAACGTTACAGAGCAAGCAAAGCTGCTTTTCTACAACTAAAGGTGATTCATTTCTTAACAAGTTAGAACTTAGAACTAATGACATCCCAAAAAATCAATACTTCCTTTGTTTTCTCCTATGCCTAAGCTAAAAGGGTAGTCAAAGTTGGCTTAAGACATAGAGGTGAGGCATCAGAAGGGGTCAGAATCTCTTGCTAGCTTAAAGGCATGCCTTTCTACTTCAGGCAAGGCATACCACTGGAGCCTTGGTAATATAATCTACCAAAACAACCCATATGCTGATCAATTTTCTAACTTGCTAAGCatgctaaaaaaattattgaaaaaaaaaagacataaaagaaaaagaccTTTAACATACTTTTTGCATCCTAGCATCAGTCTTTGGCCTTGATGCTATCTTAATTTGCTTTTAATGCTATAAACAAATTGCAAGCATAAAAGTATATAAGTAACAAGCAAAATCTCAGCTAAATCATTTCTACGAAACCTGCCACAAGCAATGCACTGAATTCGCCCTTGCTTTCCATCTTCCAAGTAAGACTTCTTCTGGCTGGGGTTCTCGTTAATCAATCTAACGAAATGAAGAAACGCCTTCTTCAAATTTTCCTGACCAACCTGCTGGTGGTGCTTCACACCcaaaccaccaccaccagcaaCAACCCCATCAACCCTTATCTGCTTATTAGGCCTCAATTCACTGGGACCAGCAGCAGAAAACCCATTATTGAGATTCGCGTTCCGCAAGAGCTGCTCCCTTTGCCTGGCGAGCTCGTCCCGTCCGCCGCCACCATCCTCGTCACCAAACTTCCTCTTCCCGGAAGCTTCTGGGGGCAGGTTCCGGTAATCAGGGTGCCTAGGGCGGTCGAATCGAGAGGAGGGGCTAGGGAACCGGTTATCAAATGGAGCTCCGCCGGCGGAAGGGAGGTCAATGGGGGGCCGAGCTGGAGGGAGGTGGTGGTAATCGGGTGGGAGGGCGAAGGCTCCGGGAAAGGGATTAGGAGTGGGTGATCAGAGGAAGGGCGTTTGTTAGGGCTAGGATTATGATTAtggttagggttagggttgctTGGTTTGGTTTTAGGGGAGGGTTTGGGATTCTTGGGATCGTTATTCGGTTGGGGATCCGCCGGAGATTTAACATTGT encodes the following:
- the LOC107466990 gene encoding uncharacterized protein LOC107466990, with protein sequence MAGGNHPKPPPSSSSHRKSRWESNANNVKSPADPQPNNDPKNPKPSPKTKPTFALPPDYHHLPPARPPIDLPSAGGAPFDNRFPSPSSRFDRPRHPDYRNLPPEASGKRKFGDEDGGGGRDELARQREQLLRNANLNNGFSAAGPSELRPNKQIRVDGVVAGGGGLGVKHHQQVGQENLKKAFLHFVRLINENPSQKKSYLEDGKQGRIQCIACGRSAKDFPDTHALIMHTYNSDTADLRVDHLGLHKALCVLMGWNYSKPPDNSKAYQFLSADEAAANQDDLIMWPPLVIIHNTNTGKNKEGRMEGLGNKTMDNIIRELGCVSGKSKSLYGRDGHLGITLVKFTGDQSGLKGATQLAEHFEKEKHGRKDWARVQPVITFGKEDENNPNLVKVDEKKGDKRRVLYGYLGTAFDLDKVDFDTRKKAVIESRREYKQSV